From Micromonospora nigra, one genomic window encodes:
- a CDS encoding DUF1540 domain-containing protein, translating to MTAAMEMPRVEECVVSACAYNHTGDCHAFAITIGSMDHAHCHTFIEMPAVRAGLDGTIAQVGACQRSDCQHNEQLECHAPAIRVGPDNDMADCMTYTGR from the coding sequence ATGACCGCAGCGATGGAGATGCCCCGCGTCGAGGAGTGCGTGGTCTCGGCCTGCGCCTACAACCACACCGGCGACTGCCATGCCTTCGCCATCACGATCGGCAGCATGGATCATGCCCACTGCCACACGTTCATCGAGATGCCCGCCGTGCGGGCCGGCCTGGACGGCACCATCGCCCAGGTCGGCGCGTGCCAGCGGTCCGACTGCCAGCACAACGAGCAGTTGGAGTGCCACGCCCCGGCGATCAGGGTCGGCCCGGACAACGACATGGCCGACTGCATGACGTACACCGGCCGCTGA
- a CDS encoding cob(I)yrinic acid a,c-diamide adenosyltransferase — MAVHLTRIYTKAGDAGMTRLSNNEQVPKTDPRIAAYADVDECNAAIGVALALGQLDDELRAVLASIQNDLFDVGADLATPVEPDPKYPPLRVTDEYVERLEGWCDEYNARLGKLDSFILPGGTAGAALLHVARTIARRAERAAWALVGHDPDRTSPLPAKYLNRLSDLLFILSRTANPNGDVLWVPGGKR; from the coding sequence ATGGCCGTCCACCTCACGCGCATCTACACCAAGGCCGGCGACGCCGGCATGACCAGGCTGAGCAACAACGAACAGGTGCCGAAGACCGATCCGCGGATCGCCGCGTACGCCGACGTCGACGAGTGCAACGCGGCGATCGGCGTCGCGCTCGCCCTCGGACAGCTCGACGACGAACTGCGGGCGGTGCTGGCCTCGATCCAGAACGACCTGTTCGACGTGGGCGCCGACCTGGCCACCCCCGTCGAGCCCGATCCGAAGTACCCGCCGCTGCGGGTCACGGACGAGTACGTGGAACGACTCGAAGGCTGGTGCGACGAGTACAACGCGCGGCTGGGCAAGTTGGACTCCTTCATCCTCCCCGGCGGCACCGCGGGCGCGGCACTGCTGCACGTGGCGCGGACGATCGCCCGGCGTGCCGAGCGCGCGGCGTGGGCCCTCGTCGGCCACGACCCGGACCGGACCAGCCCTCTCCCGGCAAAGTATCTCAACCGCCTGTCGGATCTGCTGTTCATCCTGTCAAGAACGGCAAATCCGAACGGCGATGTGCTATGGGTGCCGGGCGGCAAGCGCTGA
- a CDS encoding ABC transporter permease — MTTTTKPATPVPATGTRRLGAGTLALRQGRLEIRQFLRSRESVVFTMGFPVIMILIFAAIFSDEIAPGVSYTQYFITGMIATGLMTVSFQNLGIWIPIERDRGVLKRYRGTPMPPWVWFAGKVIMVVVIGVAETALLLAVSVALFDLDLPATAATWLTFGWVAVLGVTACTLCGIAISSLARTARSGSAVVTPVALVLQFISGVFVVFTRLPDWMQQIAALFPLKWMCQGLRAVFLPDSFGTREPGGSFELGRVALVLTLWCVIGLVLCLTTFRWTTKRDG; from the coding sequence ATGACCACCACCACGAAGCCGGCGACCCCGGTCCCCGCCACCGGAACCCGGCGGCTCGGCGCGGGCACCCTCGCCCTGCGTCAGGGGCGGCTGGAGATCCGGCAGTTCCTGCGCAGCCGGGAGTCCGTCGTGTTCACGATGGGCTTCCCGGTCATCATGATCCTGATCTTCGCGGCGATCTTCAGCGACGAGATCGCCCCCGGGGTGAGCTACACGCAGTACTTCATCACCGGCATGATCGCGACGGGCCTGATGACGGTCAGCTTCCAGAACCTCGGCATCTGGATTCCCATCGAACGTGACCGGGGCGTGCTCAAGCGCTACCGGGGCACGCCGATGCCCCCGTGGGTCTGGTTCGCCGGCAAGGTGATCATGGTGGTGGTGATCGGCGTCGCCGAGACCGCCCTGCTGCTCGCCGTGTCCGTCGCCCTGTTCGACCTCGACCTGCCGGCCACCGCCGCCACCTGGCTCACCTTCGGGTGGGTGGCCGTGCTCGGCGTCACCGCCTGCACCCTCTGCGGCATCGCCATCTCGTCGCTGGCCCGCACCGCCCGCAGCGGCTCGGCCGTGGTCACCCCGGTCGCCCTGGTGCTCCAGTTCATCTCCGGCGTGTTCGTCGTCTTCACCAGGCTGCCAGACTGGATGCAGCAGATCGCGGCGCTGTTCCCGCTCAAGTGGATGTGCCAGGGCCTGCGCGCGGTCTTCCTGCCGGACAGCTTCGGCACCCGGGAGCCCGGCGGCTCCTTCGAACTGGGCCGCGTCGCCCTGGTGCTCACCCTGTGGTGCGTCATCGGCCTGGTGCTGTGCCTGACCACGTTCCGCTGGACGACGAAGCGCGACGGCTGA
- a CDS encoding 3-hydroxyacyl-CoA dehydrogenase family protein produces the protein MAGRLAVVGAGLMGSGIAQVAAQAGWQVTLRDLDDAATKRGVDGIRRSLQKFADKGRIAAGEVEATLDRITPTTDLEAAADADIVVEAVFEKLEIKHEVFRALDKICRSDAVLATNTSAIPVTQIATATERPEAVVGTHFFSPVPMMKLCELVRGYKTSDATLATAKTFAEEIGKTVVVVNRDIAGFVTTRLIAALAMEAVKLVEAGVVSAEDLDTACKLGFGHAMGPLATVDLTGVDVLLNATRNIYTDTADEKFFPPELLQRMATAGDLGRKTGKGFYQY, from the coding sequence ATGGCGGGTCGACTCGCGGTCGTCGGTGCCGGGCTGATGGGCTCGGGGATCGCCCAGGTGGCGGCGCAGGCGGGCTGGCAGGTGACGCTGCGGGACCTGGACGACGCGGCCACGAAGCGGGGCGTGGACGGCATCCGCAGGTCGCTGCAGAAGTTCGCCGACAAGGGGCGGATCGCTGCCGGGGAGGTCGAGGCGACGCTCGACCGGATCACCCCGACGACCGACCTGGAGGCCGCCGCCGACGCGGACATCGTCGTGGAGGCGGTGTTCGAGAAGCTGGAGATCAAGCACGAGGTGTTCCGCGCGCTGGACAAGATCTGCCGGTCCGACGCGGTGCTGGCCACCAACACCTCGGCCATCCCGGTCACCCAGATCGCCACGGCCACCGAGCGCCCGGAGGCGGTCGTCGGCACGCACTTCTTCTCGCCGGTGCCGATGATGAAGCTGTGCGAGCTGGTGCGTGGCTACAAGACCAGCGACGCCACCCTGGCCACGGCGAAGACGTTCGCCGAGGAGATCGGCAAGACCGTGGTGGTGGTGAACCGGGACATCGCCGGCTTCGTCACGACCCGGCTGATCGCGGCCCTGGCGATGGAGGCGGTCAAGCTGGTCGAGGCGGGTGTCGTCTCCGCCGAGGACCTGGACACCGCCTGCAAGCTCGGCTTCGGCCACGCCATGGGCCCGCTGGCCACGGTCGACCTGACCGGCGTGGACGTGCTGCTCAACGCCACGCGGAACATCTACACCGACACCGCCGACGAGAAGTTCTTCCCGCCGGAGTTGCTCCAGCGGATGGCCACGGCCGGCGACCTGGGCCGCAAGACCGGCAAGGGGTTCTACCAGTACTGA
- a CDS encoding ABC transporter ATP-binding protein — protein sequence MSDEVAIRVRGLRKAYGDTVAVAGVDLDVRRGEVFALLGPNGAGKTTTVEILEGYRRRDSGEVTVLGVDPADPTPDWRSRVGIVLQGTGEFDELTVAEVVRHFSGFYPHADDPDKVVERVGLAAKADARTHTLSGGQKRRLDVALGIVGRPDLLFLDEPTTGFDPEARREFWELIRDLAAAGTTIVLTTHYLDEAEALADRVGVIAGGRLVEVSVPERLGNRQEAQATVSWRTPDGRVESAQSATPTALVADLAARFGGEVPGLTVTRPTLEDVYLRMIGH from the coding sequence ATGAGTGACGAGGTCGCGATCCGCGTCCGGGGGCTGCGCAAGGCGTACGGCGACACCGTCGCGGTGGCCGGCGTCGACCTGGACGTCCGCCGGGGTGAGGTGTTCGCCCTGCTCGGCCCCAACGGGGCCGGCAAGACCACCACCGTGGAGATCCTGGAGGGCTACCGGCGGCGGGACTCCGGCGAGGTGACCGTGCTGGGCGTCGACCCGGCCGACCCGACGCCCGACTGGCGGTCCCGGGTCGGCATCGTGTTGCAGGGCACCGGCGAGTTCGACGAACTGACCGTGGCCGAGGTGGTGCGCCACTTCTCGGGCTTCTACCCCCACGCCGACGACCCCGACAAGGTGGTCGAACGGGTGGGGCTCGCCGCGAAGGCCGACGCCCGCACCCACACCCTCTCCGGCGGGCAGAAACGCCGTCTCGACGTGGCGCTGGGCATCGTCGGCCGCCCCGACCTGCTCTTCCTCGATGAGCCGACCACCGGCTTCGACCCGGAGGCCCGGCGCGAGTTCTGGGAACTGATCCGCGACCTCGCCGCCGCCGGCACCACCATCGTGCTCACCACCCACTACCTCGACGAGGCCGAGGCCCTCGCCGACCGGGTCGGGGTGATCGCGGGCGGCCGGCTGGTGGAGGTCTCCGTACCCGAGCGGCTGGGCAACCGGCAGGAGGCCCAGGCGACCGTCTCCTGGCGTACCCCCGACGGGCGGGTGGAGAGCGCGCAGAGCGCGACGCCGACGGCGCTGGTGGCCGACCTGGCCGCGCGCTTCGGCGGCGAGGTCCCCGGACTCACGGTGACCCGGCCGACCCTGGAGGATGTCTACCTGAGGATGATCGGACACTGA
- a CDS encoding DUF2550 domain-containing protein, whose product MEVVEGIGICFAVILGAVLFLFVRRALVTRSGGIIRLSVRTTTVLDGRGWSPGFGRFVGDELRWYRMFSFAVRPRRVLRRDGLTVERRRLPEGQERLSMPADWVILRCTTGHLPVEIAMARSTVTGFLSWLEAAPPGAASPRLAAQDWPAA is encoded by the coding sequence ATGGAGGTCGTCGAAGGGATCGGGATCTGCTTCGCCGTGATCCTCGGCGCGGTCCTGTTCCTCTTCGTCCGGCGGGCCCTGGTCACCCGTAGCGGTGGCATCATCCGGCTGAGCGTCCGGACCACCACCGTGCTCGACGGTCGTGGCTGGTCGCCCGGCTTCGGCCGGTTCGTCGGCGACGAGCTCCGCTGGTACCGCATGTTCAGCTTCGCCGTACGCCCTCGGCGGGTGCTTCGCCGCGACGGGTTGACGGTCGAGCGGCGGCGGCTGCCGGAGGGGCAGGAACGTCTCTCGATGCCCGCCGACTGGGTGATCCTCCGCTGTACCACCGGTCACCTTCCGGTGGAGATCGCGATGGCGCGGTCCACCGTCACCGGATTCCTCTCCTGGCTCGAGGCCGCCCCGCCCGGGGCGGCCTCGCCGCGTCTCGCCGCCCAGGACTGGCCTGCCGCCTGA
- the murA gene encoding UDP-N-acetylglucosamine 1-carboxyvinyltransferase, whose translation MTHSLRIPDLTIPTRPDPAAGWPATVGPGDAGAAPAVGDVDVIRVRGTARLAGTVHVVGAKNSALKLMAGALLAPGRSVITNVPRITDIAIMGEVLRRLGCAVHFDADEPVDPMVAGGGVARSRSVAIDVPEAPGVEADYDLVRRLRASICVLGPLLARRGYVRVAHPGGDAIGSRGLDMHVSGLTRMGAEISGEHGFVIAAAPHGLHGADIVLDFPSVGATENLVMAAVLADGVTVIDNAAREPEIVDICTMLAGMGAMIDGAGTSTLTIMGVPALRPVRHATVGDRIVAGTWAFGAAMTGGDVTVTGVDPGFLEVALDKLVSAGGLVETRGDSFRVRMDDRPLAVDVVTLPYPGFATDLLPMAIGLAAVSEGASLITENIFDGRFMFANEMMRLGADVKTDGHHAVVRGRERLSGAPVRATDIRAGAGLIIAGLCADGTTEVSHVHHVDRGYPDFVADLRALGVEVERGTAADAPDLVI comes from the coding sequence ATGACGCACAGCCTACGGATACCGGACCTGACGATCCCGACGCGGCCGGATCCGGCCGCGGGTTGGCCCGCCACGGTCGGCCCCGGCGACGCGGGGGCGGCCCCGGCGGTCGGCGACGTCGACGTGATCCGGGTGCGCGGCACGGCCCGGCTGGCGGGCACCGTGCACGTGGTGGGGGCGAAGAACTCGGCGTTGAAGCTGATGGCCGGCGCGCTGCTCGCCCCGGGGCGCAGCGTCATCACCAACGTGCCACGGATCACCGACATCGCGATCATGGGCGAGGTGCTGCGACGCCTCGGGTGCGCGGTGCACTTCGACGCCGACGAGCCGGTCGATCCGATGGTGGCGGGGGGCGGTGTGGCCCGCTCGCGGTCGGTCGCCATCGACGTGCCGGAGGCGCCGGGTGTCGAGGCCGACTACGACCTGGTCCGTCGGCTGCGGGCGTCGATCTGCGTGCTGGGTCCGCTGCTGGCCCGGCGCGGCTACGTCCGGGTGGCCCACCCGGGCGGCGACGCGATCGGGTCGCGGGGTCTGGACATGCACGTCTCCGGTCTGACCCGGATGGGCGCCGAGATCTCCGGCGAGCACGGCTTCGTGATCGCCGCCGCGCCGCACGGCCTGCACGGCGCGGACATCGTGCTCGACTTTCCCAGTGTCGGTGCGACCGAGAACCTGGTCATGGCGGCGGTGCTGGCCGACGGCGTGACGGTGATCGACAACGCCGCCCGGGAGCCGGAGATCGTCGACATCTGCACGATGCTCGCCGGAATGGGCGCGATGATCGACGGCGCCGGCACGTCGACCCTGACGATCATGGGGGTTCCTGCGCTGCGGCCGGTTCGGCACGCGACGGTGGGGGACCGCATCGTGGCCGGCACCTGGGCGTTCGGGGCGGCGATGACCGGCGGGGACGTCACCGTGACGGGGGTGGACCCGGGTTTCCTGGAGGTCGCGCTGGACAAGCTGGTCTCGGCCGGCGGCCTGGTGGAGACCCGGGGGGACAGCTTCCGGGTACGCATGGACGACCGACCCCTGGCGGTCGACGTGGTGACGCTGCCCTATCCCGGTTTCGCCACCGATCTGCTGCCGATGGCGATCGGCCTGGCGGCGGTGAGCGAGGGAGCATCCCTGATCACGGAGAACATCTTCGACGGCCGGTTCATGTTCGCCAACGAGATGATGCGCCTGGGCGCGGACGTGAAGACCGACGGCCACCACGCGGTGGTACGCGGCCGGGAGCGGCTGTCGGGCGCTCCGGTGCGGGCCACGGACATCCGGGCGGGGGCGGGGCTGATCATCGCCGGGCTCTGCGCGGACGGGACGACGGAGGTGTCGCACGTGCACCACGTGGACCGGGGCTACCCGGATTTCGTCGCCGACCTGCGCGCGCTGGGTGTCGAGGTGGAGCGGGGCACCGCCGCGGACGCGCCCGACCTCGTCATCTGA
- a CDS encoding F0F1 ATP synthase subunit epsilon: MAQQLHVELVAVEEKVWSGEAEMVVARTTEGELGVLPGHAPLLGQLAEPGQVRIKLAGGEQVAFEVAGGFLSVGPQGVTVLAENATPVSATAQSH, encoded by the coding sequence GTGGCACAGCAGCTTCACGTCGAGCTCGTAGCCGTCGAGGAGAAGGTCTGGTCCGGCGAGGCCGAGATGGTCGTCGCCCGGACGACCGAGGGTGAGCTGGGTGTGCTGCCGGGGCACGCGCCCCTGCTCGGCCAGCTCGCCGAGCCCGGTCAGGTGCGCATCAAGCTCGCCGGGGGCGAGCAGGTCGCCTTCGAGGTGGCTGGTGGGTTCCTGTCGGTGGGCCCGCAGGGCGTCACCGTGCTGGCCGAGAACGCCACTCCGGTCTCCGCCACCGCGCAGAGTCACTGA
- a CDS encoding protein meaA — translation MDEKAVPGRLPERDRPWVMRTYAGHSSAAATNALFRRNLAKGQTGLSVAFDLPTQTGYDPDHELATGEVGRVGVPVAHLGDMRALFDGIPIADMNTSMTINAPAMWLLGLYGTVAAEQGAELTRCAGTTQNDIIKEYLSRGTYIFPPAASLRLTADIVAYTLREMPRWNPVNICSYHLQEAGATPVQEVGFALATAVAVLDAVRDSGQVPAERMGDVVQRISFFVNAGVRFVEEIAKMRAFGALWDEITRDRYGVGNPKQRRFRYGVQVNSLGLTEAQPENNIQRIVLEMLGVTFSRDARARAVQLPAWNEALGLPRPWDQQWSLRMQQVLAYESDLLEYPDLFEGSHVMTALVDEIVTGARVELDTVLEMGGVVAAVETGYLKSALVASLADRRRRMENGTDVVVGVNRFTETEPSPLTAAGAEAVEQVDPAVEAAATASVRRWRAGRDAAAVDAALARLRADAATTANLMDATLACVRAGVTTGEWAGALRQVFGEYRAPTGLAAAAVAGGDATLAGVRGRVTATARDLGSGRLRLLVGKPGLDGHSNGAEQIAVRARDAGFEVVYQGIRLTAGQIVAAAVEEDVDLVGLSVLSGSHLAAVPAVLDGLRAAGRADLPVVVGGIIPAGDAESLRAAGVARVFTPKDFALTGIIDELVTVIREANGLA, via the coding sequence ATGGATGAGAAGGCTGTCCCCGGCCGGCTGCCCGAGCGCGACCGCCCGTGGGTGATGCGCACCTACGCGGGGCACTCCTCGGCCGCCGCGACCAACGCGCTCTTCCGCCGCAACCTGGCCAAGGGGCAGACCGGCCTCTCGGTCGCCTTCGACCTGCCCACCCAGACCGGGTACGACCCGGACCACGAGCTGGCCACGGGCGAGGTGGGCCGCGTCGGCGTGCCGGTGGCGCACCTCGGCGACATGCGCGCCCTGTTCGACGGCATCCCGATCGCCGACATGAACACGTCCATGACCATCAACGCCCCGGCGATGTGGCTGCTCGGCCTGTACGGCACCGTCGCCGCCGAGCAGGGCGCCGAGCTGACCCGCTGCGCCGGCACCACCCAGAACGACATCATCAAGGAGTACCTGTCCCGGGGGACGTACATCTTCCCGCCGGCGGCGTCGCTGCGGCTGACCGCCGACATCGTCGCGTACACGCTGCGCGAGATGCCGAGGTGGAACCCGGTCAACATCTGCTCGTACCACCTCCAGGAGGCCGGCGCGACCCCGGTGCAGGAGGTCGGCTTCGCACTGGCCACCGCCGTCGCGGTGCTCGACGCGGTCCGCGACTCCGGTCAGGTGCCCGCCGAGCGGATGGGCGACGTGGTGCAGCGGATCAGCTTCTTCGTCAACGCCGGGGTGCGGTTCGTCGAGGAGATCGCCAAGATGCGGGCGTTCGGCGCGCTCTGGGACGAGATCACCCGCGACCGCTACGGGGTCGGGAACCCGAAGCAGCGCCGGTTTCGCTACGGCGTGCAGGTCAACTCCCTCGGCCTGACCGAGGCGCAACCGGAGAACAACATCCAGCGGATCGTGTTGGAGATGCTCGGGGTCACCTTCTCCCGCGACGCCCGCGCCCGCGCGGTGCAGCTGCCGGCCTGGAACGAGGCGCTGGGCCTGCCCCGGCCGTGGGACCAGCAGTGGTCGCTGCGCATGCAACAGGTGCTGGCGTACGAGTCGGACCTGCTCGAATACCCCGACCTGTTCGAGGGCTCGCACGTGATGACCGCGCTGGTCGACGAGATCGTCACCGGTGCCCGGGTCGAACTGGACACGGTGCTGGAGATGGGTGGCGTGGTCGCCGCCGTGGAGACCGGCTACCTCAAGAGCGCCCTGGTGGCCTCGCTGGCCGACCGCCGCCGCCGGATGGAGAACGGCACCGACGTGGTGGTCGGCGTCAACCGGTTCACCGAGACCGAGCCGTCGCCGTTGACCGCAGCCGGCGCCGAGGCGGTCGAACAGGTCGATCCGGCGGTCGAGGCGGCCGCCACGGCCTCCGTACGCCGGTGGCGGGCCGGTCGGGACGCGGCGGCGGTGGACGCGGCCCTGGCCCGGCTGCGCGCGGACGCCGCGACCACGGCGAACCTGATGGACGCGACGCTGGCCTGTGTCAGGGCGGGGGTGACCACCGGCGAGTGGGCGGGCGCGCTGCGGCAGGTGTTCGGTGAGTACCGCGCACCCACCGGCCTGGCCGCGGCGGCGGTGGCCGGCGGCGACGCGACGCTCGCCGGGGTCCGGGGCCGAGTCACCGCCACCGCCCGGGACCTCGGCAGCGGCCGGCTGCGGCTGCTCGTCGGCAAGCCCGGCCTGGACGGGCACTCCAACGGTGCCGAGCAGATCGCGGTCCGCGCGCGGGACGCCGGATTCGAGGTCGTCTACCAGGGCATCCGGCTGACGGCGGGGCAGATCGTGGCCGCGGCGGTCGAGGAGGACGTCGACCTGGTCGGCCTCTCCGTGCTGTCCGGCTCGCACCTGGCCGCCGTGCCGGCGGTGCTCGACGGTCTGCGCGCCGCCGGCCGGGCCGACCTGCCGGTGGTGGTCGGCGGGATCATTCCGGCCGGGGACGCCGAATCGCTGCGGGCTGCGGGGGTGGCACGGGTCTTCACCCCGAAGGACTTCGCCCTGACCGGGATCATCGACGAGTTGGTCACGGTCATCCGGGAGGCCAACGGACTGGCCTGA